The sequence TAAGGCGAGAGGGCGTCGTTGGGCATTGCGTCCTTTGCTTCTGCTGATTTCATATTTTGCCGCGTCGTAAAAATCAACGGCTTCCTATTGCCATTGCTGTCTTTATTTACTTCACGTGTTAATAGATTGATACCCCCTCCAAGTCGCCAGACAAAATGAATCCCGCAAAGCTTCTCGAGGAGCACAACGCTGCTGTTGCCAAGATCCAAGAACAAGTCAAGCACTTCTACGACAACAAGAAGCAATTTCGTGTCTATCATGGCTCTACTAGCTCCACGCGCCCGCTGTCCTTCAAGGCCGATGCTATTGTCGACACTAGCAGCATGGACCGCATCTTCCCTGTGAACCTGGAGACCATGACCGTGCAGGCTGAGCCCAAGGTGCCCATGGATGCACTGGCTGCTCACACTCTCAAACACGGTGTTATCCCCAAGATTGTGATGGAGTTCAAGGGAATCACTGTTGGTGGCGGCTACTCTGGCTTTTCTGGCGAGAGCAGCATGTACCGCTATGGCCTCTTCAACAACACCGTGTCCGAGATTGAGATTGTGCTTGGCGACGGCACGCTGGAAAAGGCCAATCGCGAGCACAATGCAGATCTGCTCGAGCATGCCGCCGGCAGCTTGGGCACCTTTGGCATTGTTACCCTGCTCACCATTGAGCTGATCCCGGCCACTGCGTACGTTCAACTGGACATCCAGCTGGTAGATGACGTTGCCAAGGCCCACGATCTGTTTGAGGCAGCCACTAAAGACGAGTCAATCCACTTCATCGATGGTGTCTACTTCCGCAGGGGCGTAATTGTCGTCATGTTTGGCCGTTTTGTCAAGACTCTGCCCAAAGGTAAAACCcctctgaagaagatggaggtcCACTGGTTTGCCGACACCATTGAGGCTGCTATCAAGAAGCAGCCTACGGCCGAGAAACCCACGGACCTCTACATGTATACTCCCGACTACCTCTTCCGCTACGACCACGGTGCTTTCTGGGGTGGCAAGCTTGCATTCAAACATTTCCACGTGCCTGAGAATGCCATCACTCGCCGCCTCGCCGACCCCTTCCTCGATAGCCGTACCTGCTACCACGCACTGCACAAGTCCGGCCTTGCCAACGAATATGTCGTGCAAGATTTTGGTATCCCGGCTAGCACTGTGAAGGAGTTTATTGCCTTTGTCAACGACACGCTGCCGGAGCTGCAAATCTTCCTGGCTCCTTGCAAGGCTCCCAAGGAGATTGGTCTGACATCTCGTTTCAATGCCCGTGTCGATGAAGTCTCGGATCAGCGTATTTTTGCCGTCGGTGTCTATGGCCGCGGGCCTCGTGACCCCAAGGCCTTTTACGAGCTCAACcgcaagctggagctgcgcaGCGCCGAACTCATGGGAGCCAAGCTCTTGTATGCGCGAACATACTATACCGAGGACGAGTTTTGGCTCATTTACCGCAAGGATGTCTACGACGAAATGCGCAAGAAGTACAGGGCTGAGACGCTGCCCTCTGTCTAtgacaagctcaaggccgACATGGACACAGGCGCAGGCAAGCGGAGACCTGTGCGCGGCATTCTCGAGACGATGTGGGACAAGGCCGTTGGCAACAAGGCTTATATCCCTGTGAAGAAATGAGCACACGGCCTGCGAAATACGGGCGATTTTCGTCTGCTTGTTCATAATGCGTTAGGGGGGGGGGACGATTAATGTGCGACATGTTGGATATGTCTAATTACAGAGCTTTGTCAGCCTGTGTGATTGATACCCCTGACTCTCTTCTATCTTTCTTGTTTATTGATATAGAAAGatgtctttctctccttctccctttGTCGATGGAATATTGCTTAATGATACCAAGACTGCGCTCGTCTAATACATTCCAtagaataatttttttttgatatttTTTACTACGCCTTTTTGTACAAAATGTGTGCTTCTTTTATCTACAGCAGTGTGTGATTCATCATGAATAAacttttcctcttcagtCATACATGCCGATAATTTCACCGACAACACTGCGATAAATGCCCTTGGGATCAAACTTTTGCCGTACAGCTTTGAAGCGAGAGAGGTACTATCTTCAGTCAGCTACCAAAACATTCAAAGGAGAGAACAAGCAGTGGAAATCGTGAAATGGGGAACTTCTACTCACGCTCGGATCCAAGTTCTTGACTGCACGCTTGAAGACATCGCGTGTATTCTTCGTCCAGTGAGGTCGACATGGGAACTCGTCAACCAACGTATTGGCCAAGTTGATGTCTGGAAAAGAAATCAGCCATATTCGCCATCATGTTTTCACTTCTCCCGAGTCTGATGATGGGTCTTCACTTACAGAATGCCTCATTATATCGCTTCTGATCCCCAATACTGGGGCGGAAGGAAGGGAAATCAAACATGATGGCGCCTTTGCTCCAATCCTGCCCATCAGCAGTGCCAGTCGTGACCTGGCCGAGGAAATCAAAGTGAGCCTTGCCAAACTTGATGTTGATGCCGCTCCGGTACGTAGACGCCATGGGCATCCCTTTAGCCGTTTCCGCATCGAAAAGGGCACGAATTCGCTTCAGCACCTCGTTTGCTCTCGTCACGGGAAAGGCCAGTTCAAGCGTATATCCCTTGAGCCCATATTCCCACTCAGGTCGCTGTCCGGGATACAAGCCGCCAATCAGCACATCGTAGTTCCAGCCGTAGACGGGCCAGTCCGTGATTTCAGCGTCGGTGATTTTGTCGTGGAAGTTTGGCTTTTCCCAGAGcccgaagaagatggcttcGGAAGCGAGGTTGGGTATGGAGCTGAATTTGCCGCTGTTGAGGAGGACGACTGCTGCGCCTGCTTCGAGGGCTGTGACGGAGAAGGTGGATTGGAATCCGAGCTGGCTGCTTGTGTTTGTGGGCACGATGTCGTAGGTGCGCCAGTGGAATTTGCGCTGGGAAGGCCACCACTGCATAGGGGAAATATGAGTGCTCCCTTTCATGTTTTTCTCATCTTgtctcttttaaaaataaagatggcTTAGGTGTTGGACTTACCCAGAAATTGGCTGTCAGATATGGCGAGATTAGGTTATAAATGTCGCCGTTGAGAACATCCTTCTCTTGGAGACTGGAAGACTGTTAGCTGTAGATCATGAAGTTGGTGAGGTTGAGAGCGATAGACTATAGAAAGGAACACCAACGTCGTTTGCATGGCGTATACTTTGGTCTCTGGGAAGATTTGCATTTTGATCCTCGCAATAATCCCCAGCAAGCCCAAGGACGTCGAGGCAGCAAGCCAATCCTCATTGCTCTCATCTCGCTCAACCCGTCGAATATCTCCGTTGCCATCAATGATATCCAACGCCAGCGCGCCACCAACAACCACGGCATCCTCCCTCAGCGAAGTGCGATGCGCGCCCATGGCGATGCTCCCCCCAGCGTGATATTCCAGTTCACCAAGCCAGTGCCGATATTGGCGCCCCGTTCATGGAGATACTCGGCAAGCTGGAAGAAAGTCACCCCGCCTTCGACCACGACGCTGCCGCCCTCGAGATCAAAGTCGGAGATGCCGTTGACAAACTCGGTGCGGATGATGACCGTCTCATCGTCAGAGCACTGCGTATCGTACCACATGTGGCCCTTGCCGCCGGCGCGCACTTGTAGGCCGCGGCGGGAGGCGTCTTTGACGAGAGCCGCCATTTCGTCGACGCTGGTTGCGTTGTGGACTTCGACGACGTTGTGGCATGATGGGGATCCGGGGCCGTCAAAGGTGTAGAATTCGAATGCTGATGTGGCGCCTAGCAGGCCGGCCAAGACTGCGATAGAGCGACGAAGCATGACTGAAGCTTCAATTCTCTAACTTTTGCGGTGCCAGTTTGTGGTAGAGATACAAGAATTTATCGAGAAGCATCTGTTCATCACTTCGACTTGGGAGCTGGTACTGCTTATATATAGACAACAGACTACGGCTGCCCTCTTGCTTACTGGTCTCGCCTCTAAAGTATATTCAACAGTGAAGTCATCCTTCCTTTCATTGCTTTTGAGTctaatgcaatgcaatgcaatgcaatgcccTATTCCTCGTGACCGTATATTGGCAGCCGCGGCCGCAATATCTCTTTTCACTCAAGCACAAGCATCCCTACTATCGCCAAAAGGGACTTGTGAAAGGTGCACTGGTTTCCTCTTTCAGGCACCGTTGCCGAAAAATGCTTCCCTCAAAGCTAACCGAAGGTCTATATTGGTCACTTCACCATGGCCGGGTGATGCATTAGCACGACCATCAACCAAATTGGCAGACGGGTGAGACTTCTCTCTTTGGTTACGGAAGTGATCGTCGTGGTATTTACCCTGGAATGTTGCTTTTAGCCCTGCGCCG comes from Trichoderma asperellum chromosome 3, complete sequence and encodes:
- a CDS encoding uncharacterized protein (EggNog:ENOG41) — encoded protein: MNPAKLLEEHNAAVAKIQEQVKHFYDNKKQFRVYHGSTSSTRPLSFKADAIVDTSSMDRIFPVNLETMTVQAEPKVPMDALAAHTLKHGVIPKIVMEFKGITVGGGYSGFSGESSMYRYGLFNNTVSEIEIVLGDGTLEKANREHNADLLEHAAGSLGTFGIVTLLTIELIPATAYVQLDIQLVDDVAKAHDLFEAATKDESIHFIDGVYFRRGVIVVMFGRFVKTLPKGKTPLKKMEVHWFADTIEAAIKKQPTAEKPTDLYMYTPDYLFRYDHGAFWGGKLAFKHFHVPENAITRRLADPFLDSRTCYHALHKSGLANEYVVQDFGIPASTVKEFIAFVNDTLPELQIFLAPCKAPKEIGLTSRFNARVDEVSDQRIFAVGVYGRGPRDPKAFYELNRKLELRSAELMGAKLLYARTYYTEDEFWLIYRKDVYDEMRKKYRAETLPSVYDKLKADMDTGAGKRRPVRGILETMWDKAVGNKAYIPVKK
- a CDS encoding uncharacterized protein (EggNog:ENOG41), whose translation is MQIFPETKVYAMQTTLQEKDVLNGDIYNLISPYLTANFWWWPSQRKFHWRTYDIVPTNTSSQLGFQSTFSVTALEAGAAVVLLNSGKFSSIPNLASEAIFFGLWEKPNFHDKITDAEITDWPVYGWNYDVLIGGLYPGQRPEWEYGLKGYTLELAFPVTRANEVLKRIRALFDAETAKGMPMASTYRSGINIKFGKAHFDFLGQVTTGTADGQDWSKGAIMFDFPSFRPSIGDQKRYNEAFYINLANTLVDEFPCRPHWTKNTRDVFKRAVKNLDPSYLSRFKAVRQKFDPKGIYRSVVGEIIGMYD
- a CDS encoding uncharacterized protein (SECRETED:SignalP(1-18)~EggNog:ENOG41); its protein translation is MLRRSIAVLAGLLGATSAFEFYTFDGPGSPSCHNVVEVHNATSVDEMAALVKDASRRGLQVRAGGKGHMWYDTQCSDDETVIIRTEFVNGISDFDLEGGSVVVEGGVTFFQLAEYLHERGANIGTGLVNWNITLGGASPWARIALR